In the genome of Vicia villosa cultivar HV-30 ecotype Madison, WI linkage group LG7, Vvil1.0, whole genome shotgun sequence, one region contains:
- the LOC131620474 gene encoding glutathione S-transferase U17-like → MAKSEEVKLIGKWSSPYVIRVKIALNIKSLDYENFEEHETFNPKSDLLLQSNPVYGKVPVLIHQDKPICESLIIVEYIDETWSTAPSILPSDAYDRALARFWAAYIDQKWFPCMQSIITVEEEEERKPYFEVMEEVVERMEEAFKKCSKGKPFFGGDRIGYLDVAFGCFLGWLSVIENEYERKVLVEEKAPYLVKWAERFVADPAVAGLIPETERLVKLSKALQIKWRAAIGKK, encoded by the exons ATGGCGAAGAGTGAAGAAGTGAAGCTTATTGGAAAATGGTCAAGTCCTTATGTGATAAGGGTGAAGATTGCTCTTAACATCAAATCACTTGATTATGAAAACTTTGAAGAGCATGAAACCTTTAACCCCAAaagtgatcttcttcttcaatccaATCCTGTTTATGGCAAAGTCCCTGTTCTCATTCACCAAGACAAACCCATCTGtgagtctctcatcattgttgaATATATTGATGAAACTTGGTCAACTGCTCCTTCTATTCTCCCGTCTGATGCCTATGATAGAGCTCTTGCTCGATTCTGGGCTGCTTATATAGATCAAAAG TGGTTTCCTTGTATGCAAAGCATAATTACTGTTGAAGAAGAGGAGGAAAGGAAGCCATATTTTGAGGTGATGGAAGAAGTGGTTGAGAGGATGGAGGAAGCTTTTAAAAAATGCAGTAAAGGAAAGCCCTTTTTTGGCGGTGACAGGATTGGGTATCTTGATGTTGCATTTGGGTGCTTTTTGGGATGGCTTAGTGTGATAGAGAATGAGTATGAAAGGAAAGTGTTGGTTGAAGAAAAGGCTCCTTATTTGGTGAAATGGGCTGAGAGATTTGTTGCTGACCCTGCTGTCGCCGGGCTTATACCCGAGACTGAGAGACTTGTAAAGCTTTCCAAAGCTCTTCAGATCAAATGGAGAGCTGCTATTGGTAAGAAATAG